From Micromonospora rifamycinica, a single genomic window includes:
- a CDS encoding RrF2 family transcriptional regulator, with protein sequence MRLSARVDYALRAAAELASVADGAEDGRSRPVTAEQIARSQDIPPKFLESILLQLRRGGVVHAQRGPEGGYWLARPAAEISLAEVIRVIDGPLAHVRGQRPEQLGYHGAARALQDVWIALRASEREILEQVSVADVAAGVLPGRINELAADPRAWS encoded by the coding sequence ACTATGCCCTCCGTGCGGCCGCCGAGCTGGCCTCGGTGGCCGACGGCGCGGAGGACGGCCGGTCGCGGCCCGTCACCGCCGAGCAGATCGCCCGCTCCCAGGACATTCCGCCGAAGTTCCTGGAGAGCATCCTGCTCCAGCTGCGCCGGGGTGGCGTCGTGCACGCGCAGCGCGGCCCGGAGGGTGGCTACTGGCTGGCCAGGCCGGCGGCGGAGATCTCCCTGGCCGAGGTGATCCGGGTGATCGACGGTCCGCTGGCGCACGTCCGCGGGCAGCGCCCCGAGCAGCTCGGCTACCACGGCGCGGCACGGGCGTTGCAGGATGTCTGGATCGCCCTGCGGGCCAGCGAGCGGGAGATCCTGGAGCAGGTCAGCGTCGCCGACGTGGCGGCCGGGGTGCTGCCGGGGCGGATCAACGAGCTGGCCGCCGACCCGCGCGCCTGGAGCTAG
- a CDS encoding sulfite exporter TauE/SafE family protein codes for MRKLLVLALVGLAAQLVDGALGMAYGLTSSTLLLFVGVAPAAASASVHLAEIGTTLAAGVAHWRFGNVDWRVVTRIALPGAVGAFVGATFLSSISTENAAPWMAGILFTLGAYLLVRFSRPLRQRPGAGRLRGRFLGPLGLVAGFVDATGGGGWGPVATPALLVSGRMEPRKVIGSVDTAEFVVAGAASIGFLIGLGSEGFLLPTVAALLIGGLIAAPVAAWLVRIVPAQLLGATIGGVIVLTNARILLNAGDAGSTTRPVVYVLLAAGWLVALVLAVRALRRTRHARAIVDAHVAGAGVGAAADAPATADAGGRGGQDTHGAADGPAGVDGPAGVDGRAAETAPVPVGSAPGTPPDLLARVER; via the coding sequence GTGCGCAAGCTTCTGGTGCTCGCCCTGGTGGGCCTGGCCGCGCAACTCGTCGATGGTGCCCTCGGCATGGCGTACGGGCTGACCTCGTCGACCCTGCTGCTCTTCGTCGGCGTCGCCCCGGCCGCCGCCTCGGCGTCGGTGCACCTCGCCGAGATCGGCACCACCCTCGCCGCCGGTGTCGCGCACTGGCGGTTCGGCAACGTCGACTGGCGGGTGGTCACCCGGATCGCCCTGCCCGGCGCGGTCGGCGCGTTCGTCGGGGCCACCTTCCTCAGCTCCATCTCCACCGAGAACGCCGCCCCGTGGATGGCCGGCATCCTGTTCACCCTCGGGGCGTACCTGCTGGTGCGCTTCTCCCGGCCGCTGCGCCAGCGTCCCGGTGCCGGGCGGCTGCGCGGCCGGTTCCTCGGCCCGCTCGGGCTGGTCGCCGGGTTCGTCGACGCCACCGGTGGCGGTGGATGGGGTCCGGTGGCCACCCCCGCGCTGCTGGTCTCCGGCCGGATGGAGCCGCGCAAGGTGATCGGGTCGGTGGACACCGCCGAGTTCGTGGTCGCCGGGGCGGCCAGCATCGGTTTCCTGATCGGCCTGGGCAGCGAGGGCTTCCTGCTGCCCACCGTCGCGGCGCTGCTGATCGGCGGCCTGATCGCCGCGCCGGTGGCCGCCTGGCTGGTCCGGATCGTCCCCGCCCAGCTGCTCGGCGCCACCATCGGCGGGGTGATCGTGCTGACCAACGCCCGGATCCTGCTCAACGCCGGTGACGCCGGGTCGACCACCCGCCCGGTGGTCTACGTGCTGCTCGCCGCGGGCTGGCTGGTCGCCCTGGTGCTGGCCGTCCGCGCGCTGCGCCGGACCCGCCATGCCCGTGCCATCGTCGACGCCCACGTCGCCGGCGCCGGGGTGGGGGCCGCCGCGGACGCGCCGGCCACCGCCGATGCCGGTGGGCGCGGTGGCCAGGACACCCACGGTGCCGCCGACGGCCCTGCCGGGGTCGACGGCCCTGCCGGGGTCGACGGCCGCGCCGCCGAGACGGCACCGGTTCCGGTCGGGTCCGCCCCGGGCACGCCCCCCGACCTGCTGGCCAGGGTCGAGCGCTGA
- a CDS encoding pyridoxal-dependent decarboxylase yields MAEHMDPEEFRRAGHAVVDWIADYWRTLDQRPVTTQDPPGTVTAALPTTPPTHGEPVAAMLADLDGIVVPRLTHWQHPGFFGYFPANTSGPSVLADLVSSGLGTQGMLWATSPAATELETVVLDWLADLMDLPATFRSTGPGGGVIQDSASSATLVATLAALHRASGGRWREVGVDRRYRAYTSAHGHSSIEKAARIAGLGGQGVRTVEVDPQTQAMRPAALRAAIVADLAAGEVPAIVVATIGTTSTTAVDPLPEIGAICAEYGVWLHVDAAYAGAAAICPELRWSHAGVEHADSYCFDPHKWLLTGFDCDAFWVADRGELIEALTVMPEFLRNAASESGAVIDYRDWQVPLGRRFRALKLWFVLRWYGVEGLRAHLRSGIALADGFATRVRADDRFALAAPHPFSLVTFRLRAGDEASAALLARVNDSGQVHLTHTRVNGRYTLRLAVGSPLTRPEHVDRAWDLLSAAATDILAGD; encoded by the coding sequence ATGGCAGAGCACATGGACCCCGAGGAGTTCCGCCGCGCCGGTCACGCCGTGGTCGACTGGATCGCCGACTACTGGCGGACGCTGGACCAGCGCCCGGTGACCACCCAGGACCCGCCCGGCACGGTCACCGCCGCCCTGCCGACCACCCCACCCACGCACGGCGAGCCGGTCGCGGCGATGCTGGCCGACCTGGACGGGATCGTCGTACCCCGGCTCACCCACTGGCAGCACCCCGGCTTCTTCGGCTACTTCCCGGCCAACACCAGCGGCCCCAGCGTGCTGGCCGACCTGGTCAGCTCGGGCCTCGGCACCCAGGGCATGCTCTGGGCCACCAGCCCCGCCGCCACCGAACTCGAGACGGTGGTGCTGGACTGGCTGGCCGACCTGATGGACCTGCCGGCGACGTTCCGCTCCACCGGCCCCGGCGGCGGGGTCATCCAGGACTCGGCCTCCTCGGCGACCCTGGTCGCCACCCTGGCCGCCCTGCACCGGGCCAGCGGGGGCCGCTGGCGGGAGGTGGGCGTCGACCGCCGGTACCGGGCGTACACCTCGGCGCACGGGCACTCCTCGATCGAGAAGGCGGCCCGCATCGCCGGCCTCGGCGGGCAGGGCGTCCGGACGGTCGAGGTGGATCCGCAGACCCAGGCGATGCGGCCGGCGGCGCTGCGCGCGGCGATCGTCGCGGACCTGGCCGCCGGCGAGGTGCCGGCGATCGTGGTGGCGACGATCGGCACCACCTCCACCACCGCCGTCGACCCGCTGCCGGAGATCGGCGCGATCTGCGCCGAGTACGGCGTCTGGCTGCACGTCGACGCCGCGTACGCCGGGGCGGCGGCGATCTGCCCCGAGCTGCGCTGGTCACACGCCGGCGTCGAGCACGCCGACTCGTACTGCTTCGACCCGCACAAGTGGCTGCTCACCGGCTTCGACTGCGACGCCTTCTGGGTGGCCGACCGGGGCGAGCTGATCGAGGCGCTGACCGTCATGCCGGAGTTCCTGCGCAACGCCGCCAGCGAATCGGGTGCGGTGATCGACTACCGGGACTGGCAGGTCCCGCTGGGCCGCCGGTTCCGGGCGCTCAAGCTCTGGTTCGTCCTGCGCTGGTACGGCGTCGAGGGGCTGCGGGCGCACCTGCGTTCCGGGATCGCCCTGGCCGACGGGTTCGCCACCCGGGTACGCGCCGACGACCGGTTCGCGCTGGCCGCCCCGCACCCGTTCTCGCTGGTCACGTTCCGGTTGCGGGCCGGCGACGAGGCGAGCGCGGCGCTGCTGGCCCGGGTCAACGACAGCGGGCAGGTGCACCTGACCCACACCAGGGTCAACGGCCGGTACACCCTGCGGCTGGCCGTCGGTTCACCGCTGACCCGGCCGGAGCACGTGGACCGGGCCTGGGACCTGCTGTCGGCCGCCGCCACCGACATCCTGGCCGGGGACTGA
- a CDS encoding rhamnogalacturonan lyase family protein, whose amino-acid sequence MHLSPTRRRAALLAAAAATTLTAGTLTAVTASAAAAGCRVDYKISSQWGGGFGADVTVTNLGDPLNGWTLTWSYTAGQQVTQAWNATVTQSGAQVSARDAGYNAALGTNGAANFGFNASWNDASNPVPASFALNGTTCTGGTAPTTAPPTTPPPTTPPPTTPPPTTPPPTTPPPTTPPPTDPPAGAKQMEDLDRGLISVRSGNGNLVSWRLLGTETSGVSFNLYRGSTRVNASPLTGATNYLDSGAAAGSAYTVRAVVNGAEQAASAPALQFTNGYLDVPIQPPAGGTTPSGEAYSYSANDASVGDLDGDGDYEIVLKWDPSNAKDNSQSGYTGNVYVDAYTLTGSRLWRIDLGRNIRAGAHYTQFQVYDYDGDGRAEVAMKTADGTRSGTGQLIGSSSADYRNSSGYVLSGPEYLTMFNGQTGAIASTVNYDPPRGTVSSWGDSYGNRVDRFLAGTAYLDGQRPSLIMARGYYTRAVVAAWDFRNGALTKRWTFDSNASGNSAAAGQGNHQLSVADVDTDGRQEIVYGAATIDDNGRLLYSTGNGHGDALHVGDLDPGRSGLEVFKVDEDASKPSSYFADARTGQIIWKSPANGDNGRGVSADIWAGSPGAESWSAAVDGLANTRGQNVGRKPSSTNFLAWWDGDPVRELLDATKIDKYGTGGETRLLTGSDVASNNGTKSTPALSGDILGDWREEVIWRTSDSRALRIYSTPTQTGTRIYTLMHDPQYRAAIAWQNTAYNQPPHPGFFIGDGMSTPPTPNIYLR is encoded by the coding sequence GTGCACCTGAGTCCCACCCGTCGGCGAGCCGCGCTGCTCGCGGCCGCCGCGGCCACCACCCTCACCGCCGGCACCCTCACCGCCGTGACGGCCTCGGCCGCCGCCGCCGGCTGCCGAGTCGACTACAAGATCAGCAGTCAGTGGGGCGGCGGCTTCGGCGCCGACGTCACCGTCACCAATCTCGGCGACCCGCTCAACGGGTGGACGCTGACCTGGTCCTACACCGCCGGTCAGCAGGTCACCCAGGCGTGGAACGCCACGGTCACCCAGTCCGGCGCGCAGGTCAGCGCCAGGGACGCCGGCTACAACGCGGCGCTGGGCACCAACGGCGCGGCGAACTTCGGCTTCAACGCCTCGTGGAACGACGCCAGCAACCCGGTGCCGGCGAGCTTCGCCCTCAACGGCACGACCTGCACCGGCGGCACCGCGCCGACCACCGCGCCCCCGACGACACCGCCGCCGACCACGCCCCCACCCACCACGCCGCCGCCGACCACCCCGCCTCCGACGACACCGCCGCCGACCACGCCCCCGCCGACCGACCCGCCCGCCGGGGCCAAGCAGATGGAGGATCTCGACCGGGGGCTGATCAGCGTGCGTTCCGGCAACGGGAACCTGGTCTCCTGGCGGCTGCTCGGCACCGAGACCTCCGGGGTGTCGTTCAACCTCTACCGGGGCTCCACCAGGGTCAACGCCTCGCCGCTCACCGGTGCCACCAACTACCTCGACAGCGGGGCGGCGGCCGGCTCGGCGTACACCGTGCGGGCCGTGGTGAACGGTGCCGAGCAGGCGGCGTCCGCGCCCGCGCTCCAGTTCACCAACGGCTACCTCGACGTGCCGATCCAGCCGCCGGCCGGGGGCACCACCCCGAGCGGGGAGGCGTACAGCTACTCGGCCAACGACGCGAGCGTCGGTGACCTCGACGGCGACGGCGACTACGAGATCGTGCTCAAGTGGGATCCGTCCAACGCCAAGGACAACAGCCAGTCCGGCTACACCGGCAACGTCTACGTCGACGCGTACACCCTGACCGGCAGCCGGTTGTGGCGCATCGACCTGGGTCGCAACATCCGGGCCGGGGCCCACTACACCCAGTTCCAGGTGTACGACTACGACGGCGACGGCCGGGCCGAGGTGGCGATGAAGACCGCCGACGGCACCCGCTCCGGCACCGGTCAGCTGATCGGCTCGTCGTCGGCGGACTACCGCAACTCCAGCGGCTACGTGCTCTCCGGCCCGGAGTACCTGACCATGTTCAACGGGCAGACCGGCGCGATCGCCTCCACCGTCAACTACGACCCGCCGCGCGGCACCGTCTCCTCCTGGGGCGACTCGTACGGCAACCGGGTCGACCGGTTCCTCGCCGGCACCGCCTACCTGGACGGGCAGCGGCCGTCCCTGATCATGGCGCGCGGCTACTACACCCGGGCGGTCGTCGCCGCCTGGGACTTCCGCAACGGCGCGCTGACCAAGCGGTGGACGTTCGACTCGAACGCCTCCGGCAACTCCGCGGCGGCCGGTCAGGGCAACCACCAGCTCTCCGTCGCCGACGTGGACACCGACGGCCGTCAGGAGATCGTCTACGGCGCGGCCACCATCGACGACAACGGCCGGCTGCTCTACTCGACCGGCAACGGTCACGGCGACGCCCTGCACGTCGGTGACCTGGACCCGGGCCGGTCCGGCCTGGAGGTCTTCAAGGTCGACGAGGACGCCAGCAAGCCCAGCTCGTACTTCGCCGACGCGCGGACCGGCCAGATCATCTGGAAGAGCCCGGCCAACGGCGACAACGGCCGGGGCGTCTCGGCCGACATCTGGGCCGGCAGCCCCGGTGCCGAGTCGTGGTCGGCGGCGGTCGACGGGCTGGCCAACACCCGGGGCCAGAACGTCGGCCGCAAGCCGTCGTCGACGAACTTCCTCGCCTGGTGGGACGGTGACCCGGTGCGGGAACTCCTCGACGCCACCAAGATCGACAAGTACGGCACCGGCGGCGAGACCCGGCTGCTCACCGGCAGCGACGTGGCCTCCAACAACGGCACCAAGTCGACCCCGGCGCTCTCCGGCGACATCCTCGGCGACTGGCGCGAGGAGGTGATCTGGCGGACCAGCGACAGCCGGGCGCTGCGGATCTACAGCACGCCCACCCAGACCGGCACCCGGATCTACACGCTGATGCACGACCCGCAGTACCGGGCGGCGATCGCCTGGCAGAACACCGCCTACAACCAGCCGCCGCACCCGGGGTTCTTCATCGGCGACGGCATGTCCACCCCGCCCACGCCCAACATCTACCTGCGCTGA
- a CDS encoding LLM class flavin-dependent oxidoreductase, translating into MIDVPLSVLDLAPVAAGATAAEALGHTTELARRTEELGYRRFWVAEHHNMPAIASSAPAVLLAHLAAHTTTIRLGSGGVMLPNHAPLVVAEQFGTLEALHPGRIDLGIGRAPGTDQRTALALRRTMEGLSAEGFPRELADLMNYFSGDDPGAITATPGLGQSPAVWLLGSSGFSAQLAGLLGLPFSFAHHFSAQHTLPALQLYRQHFRPSRWLAEPYAMVAVNVVCADTDERAEWLTGPSALSFLKLRSGRPEPLTSPEEAARYPYTEIEREFVRQRRDGQAMGSPETVRRQLTELLARTGANELMLTTMVYDVADRVRSFELVAEKVAGGLTRSA; encoded by the coding sequence GTGATCGACGTACCGTTGTCTGTCCTTGACCTTGCTCCCGTCGCCGCCGGAGCCACCGCCGCAGAGGCGCTCGGGCACACCACCGAGCTGGCCCGCCGCACCGAGGAGCTGGGCTACCGCCGGTTCTGGGTGGCCGAGCACCACAACATGCCGGCGATCGCCAGCTCCGCGCCGGCAGTGCTGCTCGCCCACCTGGCGGCGCACACCACCACGATCCGGCTGGGCTCGGGCGGGGTGATGCTGCCCAACCACGCGCCGCTGGTCGTCGCCGAGCAGTTCGGCACCCTGGAGGCGCTGCACCCCGGCCGGATCGACCTGGGCATCGGCCGCGCGCCGGGCACCGACCAGCGGACCGCGCTGGCCCTGCGCCGCACCATGGAGGGGTTGTCGGCGGAGGGCTTCCCCCGGGAGCTGGCCGACCTGATGAACTACTTCAGCGGCGACGATCCGGGCGCGATCACCGCCACCCCGGGGCTGGGCCAGTCCCCGGCGGTCTGGCTGCTCGGCTCCAGCGGGTTCAGCGCACAGCTCGCCGGCCTGCTCGGCCTGCCGTTCTCCTTCGCGCACCACTTCAGCGCGCAGCACACCCTGCCCGCGCTCCAGCTCTACCGGCAGCACTTCCGGCCCTCCCGCTGGCTGGCCGAGCCGTACGCGATGGTGGCGGTGAACGTGGTCTGCGCCGACACCGACGAGCGGGCCGAGTGGCTGACCGGGCCGAGCGCGCTGTCGTTCCTCAAGCTGCGCAGCGGACGGCCCGAGCCGCTGACCAGCCCGGAGGAGGCCGCCCGGTACCCGTACACCGAGATCGAGCGGGAGTTCGTCCGGCAGCGCCGCGACGGCCAGGCGATGGGTTCGCCCGAGACGGTCCGCCGGCAGCTCACCGAGCTGCTGGCCCGCACCGGTGCGAACGAGCTGATGCTCACCACGATGGTGTACGACGTGGCCGACCGGGTGCGCTCCTTCGAGCTGGTGGCCGAGAAGGTGGCCGGCGGGCTCACCCGGAGCGCCTGA
- a CDS encoding ANTAR domain-containing response regulator — translation MAETQTDAERRRVLIAEDEALIRLDLAEMLVEEGYEVVGEAGDGETAVRLAEELKPDLVILDIKMPIMDGLAAAERIAGARIAPVIILTAFSQRDLVERARAAGAMAYLVKPFQKSDLVPAVEIALSRYSELAALEAEVAGLTDRLEIRKTVERAKGALMTTYGMTEPQAFKWIQRTAMDHRMTMKEVAERILAETAGGDVAEQPAS, via the coding sequence GTGGCCGAGACGCAGACGGATGCCGAGCGCAGGCGGGTGTTGATCGCCGAGGACGAGGCGCTCATCCGACTGGACCTGGCCGAGATGCTGGTCGAGGAGGGTTACGAGGTCGTCGGCGAGGCCGGGGACGGCGAGACCGCCGTCCGGCTGGCCGAGGAGCTCAAGCCCGATCTGGTCATCCTCGACATCAAGATGCCGATCATGGACGGGTTGGCCGCCGCCGAGCGGATCGCCGGCGCCCGGATCGCCCCGGTGATCATCCTGACCGCGTTCAGCCAGCGTGACCTGGTGGAGCGGGCGCGGGCCGCCGGGGCGATGGCCTACCTGGTCAAGCCGTTCCAGAAGAGCGACCTGGTGCCGGCGGTCGAGATCGCCCTGTCCCGCTACTCCGAGCTGGCCGCCCTGGAGGCGGAGGTGGCCGGGCTCACCGACCGGCTGGAGATCCGCAAGACGGTCGAGCGCGCCAAGGGCGCGCTGATGACGACGTACGGGATGACCGAGCCGCAGGCGTTCAAGTGGATCCAGCGCACCGCGATGGACCACCGGATGACCATGAAGGAGGTCGCCGAGCGGATTCTCGCCGAGACCGCCGGTGGTGACGTCGCGGAGCAGCCCGCCTCCTGA
- a CDS encoding branched-chain amino acid ABC transporter substrate-binding protein, translating into MRQKLARVLGGVAIGALVISGTAACKADSGSEGSSGNSAACDLKIGFFGPLTGDAAGLGIHMRNGTKLAIDQYNKDNADCKVNLSEYDSQGDPAKAPALAQQAVGDTKVVGMIGPAFSGESEVADPIFEEAGLPIITPSATRPSLSTKGWKIFHRGVGNDTSQGPAAGRYIKNVLKSDKVYVVDDQSAYGAGLVDEVKKVLGTVAGEDKVQVKQTNFSAVVTKIVGSGANVLFFGGYYTEAGLLLKQLKGAGWKGTMVAGDGVNDANFVKVAGQQVAEGTVLTCPCAPATAAKGTFVTDYKAAFENAEPGTYADVSYDITKIFLEGIKSGKASRADLLAFVKSYNKAGGATGVTYKFEPTGELDPAQVLVWAFKVNAGQVVPDIEIPKA; encoded by the coding sequence GTGAGGCAGAAGCTCGCACGGGTGCTCGGTGGCGTTGCCATCGGCGCGCTCGTTATCAGTGGCACGGCCGCGTGTAAGGCCGACAGTGGCAGCGAAGGTAGCAGCGGGAACTCGGCGGCCTGCGACCTCAAGATCGGCTTCTTCGGCCCGTTGACCGGCGACGCCGCGGGTCTCGGTATTCACATGCGCAACGGCACCAAGCTGGCGATCGACCAGTACAACAAGGACAACGCGGACTGCAAGGTCAACCTGTCCGAGTACGACTCGCAGGGTGACCCGGCCAAGGCCCCGGCCCTGGCGCAGCAGGCGGTGGGCGACACCAAGGTCGTCGGCATGATCGGCCCGGCGTTCTCGGGCGAGTCCGAGGTGGCCGACCCGATCTTCGAAGAGGCCGGCCTGCCGATCATCACCCCGTCGGCGACCCGTCCGAGCCTGAGCACCAAGGGCTGGAAGATCTTCCACCGGGGTGTCGGCAACGACACCTCCCAGGGTCCGGCCGCCGGCCGGTACATCAAGAACGTGCTGAAGTCGGACAAGGTCTACGTCGTCGACGACCAGTCGGCGTACGGCGCGGGCCTGGTGGACGAGGTCAAGAAGGTCCTCGGCACCGTGGCGGGCGAGGACAAGGTCCAGGTCAAGCAGACCAACTTCTCCGCGGTCGTCACCAAGATCGTCGGCAGCGGCGCGAACGTCCTGTTCTTCGGTGGCTACTACACCGAGGCGGGCCTGCTGCTCAAGCAGCTCAAGGGTGCCGGCTGGAAGGGCACCATGGTGGCCGGTGACGGCGTCAACGACGCCAACTTCGTCAAGGTCGCCGGTCAGCAGGTCGCTGAGGGCACCGTCCTGACCTGCCCCTGCGCCCCGGCCACCGCGGCCAAGGGCACCTTCGTGACCGACTACAAGGCGGCCTTCGAGAACGCCGAGCCGGGCACCTACGCCGACGTGTCGTACGACATCACGAAGATCTTCCTTGAGGGCATCAAGAGCGGCAAGGCGTCCCGTGCCGACCTGCTGGCCTTCGTGAAGTCCTACAACAAGGCCGGTGGCGCCACCGGTGTCACCTACAAGTTCGAGCCCACCGGTGAGCTGGACCCTGCCCAGGTGCTGGTCTGGGCGTTCAAGGTCAACGCGGGCCAGGTCGTTCCGGACATCGAGATCCCGAAGGCCTGA
- a CDS encoding branched-chain amino acid ABC transporter permease has product MNFDELLGNFPALTITGLEQGAIYALVALGYTLVYGVLRLINFAHSEVFMVGTFTALWTWEALGYDQNSPSPAIGPLVLALVAGLIVAGVASAATAVTVELVAYRPLRRRNAPPLAFLITAIGASFVLAESFGIGTRRAPFGMPTLLPSETVFTVFGASVTNIQLLILGVTLVMMIGLDQFVNRSRLGRGIRAVAQDADTAALMGVNKNRVILLVFVLGGLMAGVAALLWNVRYGYTKFNVGFLIGLKAFAAAVLGGIGNLRGALLGGLLLGVAENYAAGLFGGDWKDFTGFVLLIVLLMFRPTGLLGESLGRARA; this is encoded by the coding sequence TTGAACTTCGATGAGTTGCTCGGGAACTTCCCGGCTCTGACCATCACCGGGCTGGAACAGGGCGCGATCTACGCCCTGGTGGCCCTCGGATACACCCTGGTCTATGGCGTTCTGCGCCTGATCAACTTCGCCCACTCCGAGGTCTTCATGGTCGGCACCTTCACCGCCCTGTGGACCTGGGAGGCCCTCGGCTACGACCAGAACTCCCCCTCGCCGGCCATCGGGCCACTGGTGCTCGCGCTGGTCGCCGGACTGATCGTGGCGGGGGTCGCCTCCGCGGCGACCGCCGTGACCGTGGAGCTGGTCGCCTACCGGCCGCTGCGGCGGCGCAACGCGCCCCCGCTGGCCTTCCTCATCACCGCGATCGGCGCGTCGTTCGTGCTCGCCGAGTCGTTCGGCATCGGCACCCGCCGGGCCCCGTTCGGCATGCCGACGCTGCTGCCCTCCGAGACGGTGTTCACCGTCTTCGGTGCCAGCGTGACCAACATCCAGCTGCTCATCCTCGGGGTGACGCTGGTGATGATGATCGGCCTGGACCAGTTCGTGAACCGCAGCCGGCTCGGCCGCGGCATCCGGGCGGTGGCCCAGGACGCGGACACCGCCGCCCTGATGGGCGTCAACAAGAACCGGGTGATCCTGCTGGTGTTCGTGCTCGGTGGCCTGATGGCCGGCGTCGCGGCCCTGCTGTGGAACGTCCGTTACGGCTACACGAAGTTCAACGTGGGCTTCCTGATCGGGCTCAAGGCGTTCGCCGCGGCGGTGCTCGGCGGCATCGGCAACCTCCGCGGCGCGCTGCTCGGCGGCCTGCTGCTCGGGGTGGCGGAGAACTACGCCGCGGGCCTGTTCGGCGGAGACTGGAAGGACTTCACCGGTTTCGTGCTGCTCATCGTGCTGCTGATGTTCCGGCCCACCGGCCTGCTCGGCGAATCTCTCGGGAGGGCGCGCGCATGA
- a CDS encoding branched-chain amino acid ABC transporter permease codes for MTATVNKGRLSGAKGRWAAMPKQIRWAGIAALVVLLYILPNKWFYEYLGFPIGSEYFALYTTRSDFAGVLFDTAVFVLLAVGLNVVVGFAGLLDLGYFGFYALGAYTVALLTSPESRLGTNWPWLAAVPIAVMVAMVSGVILGGPTLRLRGDYLAIVTLGFAEMIRLYAARNEGVLQGQRGIPAIPHPPGTGSDGKPLFGVVDSRPYYWLLLTLILLVIVLVRNLANSRVGRAWVATREDEDAAEVMGVPTFKYKLWAFAIGAAVAGLTGAVFAGKQTFINSDQFVLESSILVLAAVILGGAGNIKGAIVGGAITWYLPEWLRGVGDLIGVEFDAAEYRILIFGLVIIVMMIFRPQGIVPNRRRAAEFADRRQEAVPQEKVPSE; via the coding sequence ATGACCGCCACCGTGAACAAGGGCCGGCTCTCCGGCGCCAAGGGGCGCTGGGCGGCCATGCCGAAGCAGATCCGCTGGGCCGGGATCGCGGCCCTGGTCGTCCTGCTCTACATCCTGCCCAACAAGTGGTTCTACGAGTACCTCGGCTTCCCCATCGGCAGCGAGTACTTCGCCCTCTACACCACCCGCTCGGACTTCGCGGGCGTGCTGTTCGACACCGCGGTCTTCGTGCTGCTGGCCGTGGGCCTGAACGTGGTGGTCGGCTTCGCCGGTCTGCTCGACCTCGGCTACTTCGGCTTCTACGCGCTCGGCGCGTACACGGTGGCGTTGTTGACCTCGCCGGAGAGCCGGCTGGGGACGAACTGGCCGTGGCTGGCGGCGGTGCCGATCGCGGTGATGGTCGCGATGGTCTCCGGTGTCATCCTCGGCGGCCCGACGCTGCGGCTGCGGGGCGACTACCTGGCCATCGTGACGCTCGGCTTCGCCGAGATGATCAGGCTCTACGCGGCCCGCAACGAGGGTGTGCTCCAGGGTCAGCGGGGCATCCCGGCGATCCCGCACCCGCCGGGCACCGGCTCGGACGGCAAGCCGCTGTTCGGCGTGGTGGACTCCCGCCCCTACTACTGGCTGCTGCTGACGCTGATCCTCCTGGTCATCGTGCTGGTCCGGAACCTGGCCAACAGCCGGGTCGGCCGGGCCTGGGTGGCGACCCGGGAGGACGAGGACGCGGCCGAGGTGATGGGCGTGCCGACGTTCAAGTACAAGCTGTGGGCGTTCGCGATCGGGGCGGCGGTGGCCGGCCTGACCGGTGCGGTCTTCGCCGGCAAGCAGACGTTCATCAACTCTGACCAGTTCGTGCTGGAGAGCTCCATCCTGGTGCTCGCCGCGGTCATCCTGGGCGGCGCCGGCAACATCAAGGGCGCCATCGTCGGCGGCGCGATCACCTGGTACCTGCCGGAGTGGCTGCGTGGTGTCGGCGACCTGATCGGGGTGGAGTTCGACGCGGCGGAGTACCGGATCCTGATCTTCGGCCTGGTCATCATCGTGATGATGATCTTCCGACCGCAGGGTATCGTGCCCAACCGGCGGCGGGCGGCGGAGTTCGCCGACCGGCGCCAGGAGGCGGTTCCGCAGGAGAAGGTGCCCAGTGAGTGA